A genomic region of Fundidesulfovibrio putealis DSM 16056 contains the following coding sequences:
- a CDS encoding ABC transporter substrate-binding protein has translation MIGKTLRTLAAAAAVLCLALPALAQTPVKFTLDWKFEGPAAPYFIAAAKGYFKQAGLDVTIDSGNGSSGAVNRVATGAYDIGFADINSLIEFNAQNPDKALKAVFMVYDYPPFAIFSLKKANITKPADLAGKTLGAPIFDAPRKTFSAFAKAVNLDPASVTWQTMDPPLREPMLIRGDVNAISGFYFTSLLNLEKAGVKAEDLNIFKYPDFGVKLYGNAIIVSPEMAKKPELVKGFLAAVAKGWKEAIADPKAAIAFVKEKDGLIDAALEEKRLKLCVDMCIATPYVKENGMGGVDPARLAKAIEEASISFGLKTTPKPEQVFDSSFMPDKDARKVF, from the coding sequence ATGATAGGCAAGACACTCCGCACGCTGGCCGCTGCCGCCGCCGTTTTGTGCCTGGCCCTCCCGGCCCTGGCCCAGACCCCCGTCAAGTTCACCCTGGACTGGAAGTTCGAAGGCCCCGCCGCCCCGTACTTCATCGCCGCCGCCAAGGGCTACTTCAAACAGGCCGGGCTGGACGTGACCATCGACTCGGGCAACGGCTCCTCCGGGGCCGTGAACCGCGTGGCCACCGGGGCCTACGACATCGGTTTCGCGGACATCAACTCGCTCATCGAGTTCAATGCCCAGAATCCGGACAAGGCCCTCAAGGCCGTGTTCATGGTCTACGACTACCCGCCCTTCGCCATCTTCTCCCTGAAGAAGGCCAACATCACCAAGCCCGCCGATCTGGCAGGCAAGACGCTGGGTGCGCCCATCTTCGACGCCCCCCGCAAGACCTTCTCCGCCTTCGCCAAGGCCGTTAACCTCGACCCCGCCTCCGTCACCTGGCAGACCATGGACCCGCCGCTGCGCGAGCCCATGCTGATCCGCGGCGACGTGAACGCCATCTCCGGCTTCTACTTCACGAGCCTGCTCAATCTCGAGAAGGCCGGGGTCAAGGCCGAGGACCTGAACATCTTCAAGTACCCTGATTTCGGCGTGAAGCTCTACGGCAACGCCATCATCGTAAGCCCCGAGATGGCCAAGAAGCCCGAACTGGTGAAGGGATTCCTTGCCGCCGTGGCCAAGGGCTGGAAGGAAGCCATCGCCGACCCCAAGGCCGCCATCGCCTTCGTCAAGGAGAAGGACGGCCTCATCGACGCCGCCCTGGAAGAAAAACGCCTGAAACTCTGCGTGGATATGTGCATCGCCACCCCCTACGTGAAGGAAAACGGCATGGGCGGAGTGGACCCCGCGCGCCTCGCCAAGGCCATCGAGGAGGCTTCGATCTCCTTTGGCCTGAAGACCACCCCCAAGCCCGAGCAGGTGTTTGACTCGTCCTTCATGCCTGACAAGGACGCCCGCAAGGTCTTCTAA
- the xdhC gene encoding xanthine dehydrogenase iron sulfur-binding subunit XdhC, with product MSHTITVTINGKLESAQVEPGMSLLDFLRAQGLTGTKQGCGVGECGACTVLVDGTPVDSCLFLAVWADGKAVRTIEGEARGHELSPVQEAYLEAGAVQCGYCTPGLVMTTTAFVEKHAGKPVSREDIRRGHAGNLCRCTGYTTIVNAVESCLKK from the coding sequence GTGAGCCACACCATAACAGTCACGATAAACGGCAAGCTCGAGTCCGCCCAGGTCGAGCCGGGCATGTCGCTTCTGGATTTCCTGCGCGCGCAGGGCCTCACCGGAACCAAGCAGGGCTGCGGGGTTGGCGAGTGCGGAGCCTGCACCGTTCTTGTGGACGGCACGCCCGTGGACTCCTGCCTGTTCCTGGCGGTGTGGGCCGACGGCAAGGCCGTGCGCACCATCGAGGGCGAGGCGCGCGGCCACGAACTCTCCCCCGTGCAGGAGGCCTATCTGGAGGCCGGGGCTGTGCAGTGCGGCTACTGCACGCCGGGTCTTGTGATGACCACCACCGCCTTCGTGGAGAAGCACGCCGGAAAGCCCGTCAGCCGCGAGGACATCCGGCGCGGGCACGCCGGGAACCTGTGCCGCTGCACCGGCTACACCACCATCGTCAACGCCGTGGAGAGCTGCCTCAAAAAATGA